From one Mustelus asterias chromosome 2, sMusAst1.hap1.1, whole genome shotgun sequence genomic stretch:
- the LOC144505310 gene encoding 5-beta-cholestane-3-alpha,7-alpha-diol 12-alpha-hydroxylase-like: MSYWLSILLTVAVLLLSLLYRLGIFRSRRPGEPPLDSGYLPWLGHVLPFRRNTMQLLQQMQKKHGDIFTLQLGGNYITFLMDPLSYGVVVKASRDKLDFEKFAVELVARVFGYQARIEDHNLLKTISSKYLMGDGLVELTEAMMDNLQKLMLQEVTQASQWNEDGLFHFCYNMLFRAGYLTLFGNRPASGTDQQEEAQQHDRQHSDYIFGHFRKYDRLFPRLAYAVLPPKQKLEAERLKRMFWEIFSIQKMAARENISNWVSERQRQMAEQGVNKEMQSRYMFLLLWASQGNTGPSAFWLMLYLIRTSDALAAVQAEVDRVLRETGQEARAGSPPINLTRDMLLRTPVLDSTLDESLRLSAAPMLVRAVLEDFSLQLADGKQYWLRKGDRLALFPYLSSHMDPEIHPEPHTFRFDRFLQADGSSRKTEFYKGGKKLKYYNMPWGAGVSMCPGRFFAVNELKQFVFLMLSYFEFELVNPQEEIPPIDCSRWGFGIMQPTHDVQFRYRLRF, encoded by the coding sequence ATGTCTTACTGGCTGTCCATTCTCCTGACCGTGGCCGTCCTCCTGCTCAGCCTGCTCTACCGTCTGGGCATTTTCAGGAGCCGGCGCCCCGGCGAGCCTCCGCTAGACTCCGGTTACCTGCCCTGGCTGGGGCACGTCCTGCCCTTCCGCAGGAACACGATGCAGTTGCTGCAGCAGATGCAGAAGAAGCACGGGGATATCTTCACCCTGCAACTGGGAGGCAACTACATCACCTTCCTGATGGACCCGCTGTCCTACGGGGTGGTGGTGAAGGCGTCCAGAGACAAGCTGGACTTTGAGAAGTTTGCAGTGGAGCTGGTGGCCAGGGTGTTCGGGTACCAGGCAAGAATCGAGGACCACAACCTGCTGAAGACTATCAGCAGCAAGTACCTGATGGGGGATGGACTGGTGGAGCTGACCGAAGCCATGATGGACAACCTGCAGAAGCTGATGCTCCAGGAGGTGACCCAGGCCTCCCAGTGGAATGAGGACGGCCTCTTCCACTTCTGTTACAACATGTTGTTCAGGGCTGGCTACCTGACCCTCTTTGGGAACCGGCCAGCCTCTGGGACTGACCAGCAGGAAGAGGCTCAGCAGCACGACCGCCAACACTCCGACTACATCTTTGGCCATTTCAGGAAGTACGACCGCCTCTTCCCCCGCCTGGCGTATGCCGTCCTGCCGCCCAAGCAGAAGCTGGAGGCCGAGAGGCTCAAGAGGATGTTCTGGGAGATTTTCTCCATCCAGAAGATGGCCGCCCGGGAGAACATCAGCAATTGGGTCTCCGAGCGCCAGCGCCAGATGGCAGAGCAAGGGGTGAACAAGGAGATGCAGAGCCGCTACATGTTCCTGCTGCTCTGGGCATCGCAGGGCAACACTGGACCCTCGGCATTCTGGCTCATGCTGTACCTGATCCGCACCTCCGATGCCCTGGCAGCAGTGCAGGCTGAGGTGGACCGGGTCCTACGTGAGACGGGCCAGGAAGCCAGGGCGGGGTCCCCGCCTATCAACCTGACCCGGGACATGCTGCTGAGGACCCCGGTGCTGGACAGCACGTTGGACGAGAGCCTCCGTCTATCCGCCGCCCCCATGCTGGTCCGAGCCGTGTTGGAGGACTTCAGCCTCCAGCTGGCTGACGGCAAGCAGTACTGGCTGAGGAAGGGCGACCGGCTCGCCCTCTTCCCTTACCTGTCATCACACATGGACCCGGAGATCCACCCGGAGCCGCACACCTTCCGCTTTGACCGGTTCCTCCAGGCAGACGGCAGCAGCAGGAAAACGGAGTTCTACAAGGGCGGCAAGAAGCTGAAATACTACAACATGCCCTGGGGGGCGGGGGTCAGCATGTGCCCTGGCCGCTTCTTCGCCGTCAACGAGCTCAAGCAGTTTGTCTTCCTCATGCTCAGCTACTTTGAGTTTGAGCTGGTGAATCCCCAGGAAGAGATCCCCCCCATAGACTGCAGCCGCTGGGGTTTCGGGATCATGCAACCCACTCACGATGTACAGTTCAGATACCGTCTGAGGTTTTAA